One region of Jonesiaceae bacterium BS-20 genomic DNA includes:
- a CDS encoding Gfo/Idh/MocA family oxidoreductase produces the protein MTDSKRDLGVAMVGYAFMGAAHSQGWRSAPRFFDLPANPVMRVVAGRSEQGVTAAAEKLGWQEASTDWRSLLERDDINLIDICTPGDSHKEIALAALAAGKHVLCEKPLANSVEEAQEMADAAAQAAKRGVVAMVGFTYRRVPAIQLARKLVADGKLGDIRQIRAQYLQDWLFDPQAPLSWRLDKEKAGSGALGDIGAHIIDMTQFITGQEITEVSGSLRTFVSERPVAENFAGLSGKAGTETGPVTVDDAAVFLANLSGGALGVYEATRFATGRKNAIRIEINGSKGAIAFDFEDMNVLHYYDANDPAEIAGYRRIVVTEAEHAYIANWWPPGHGLGYEHGFTHQAVDLVTAIANGEQLSPSFADGLQVQKVLAAVEDSSNNRAGWTTV, from the coding sequence ATGACTGATTCAAAGCGTGATCTTGGCGTAGCTATGGTTGGTTACGCCTTCATGGGTGCAGCGCACTCTCAGGGGTGGAGATCCGCACCGAGGTTTTTTGATCTGCCAGCAAATCCGGTCATGCGGGTTGTTGCCGGTCGTAGTGAGCAGGGCGTAACCGCAGCTGCCGAGAAGCTCGGTTGGCAAGAAGCATCGACCGATTGGCGGTCGCTGCTTGAGCGTGACGACATTAATCTGATTGATATCTGTACTCCGGGTGATTCCCACAAGGAGATCGCACTTGCGGCCCTTGCTGCGGGTAAGCATGTTTTGTGTGAGAAGCCGCTGGCTAACTCTGTTGAGGAAGCTCAAGAGATGGCCGATGCCGCAGCACAAGCCGCTAAGCGCGGCGTTGTTGCGATGGTTGGGTTCACCTACCGCCGCGTCCCGGCGATTCAGCTCGCACGCAAGTTGGTTGCGGACGGCAAACTCGGTGACATCCGCCAGATCCGTGCCCAGTACTTGCAAGATTGGCTCTTTGATCCGCAGGCTCCGCTGTCTTGGCGCCTTGACAAGGAGAAAGCCGGTTCGGGTGCGTTGGGTGATATCGGTGCCCACATTATTGACATGACCCAGTTCATTACCGGTCAGGAGATCACCGAGGTTTCCGGTTCCCTACGCACTTTTGTCTCCGAACGTCCAGTAGCCGAGAACTTTGCGGGGTTGAGTGGCAAGGCAGGCACCGAGACGGGTCCGGTCACGGTTGACGATGCCGCAGTCTTCTTAGCTAACCTGTCCGGTGGCGCTTTGGGCGTGTATGAGGCCACCCGGTTTGCAACCGGACGCAAGAACGCGATTCGCATAGAAATTAACGGTTCCAAGGGTGCGATTGCGTTTGATTTCGAAGATATGAACGTTTTGCACTATTACGACGCCAATGATCCAGCGGAAATTGCCGGTTACCGGCGTATCGTGGTGACAGAGGCTGAGCACGCTTACATTGCGAACTGGTGGCCGCCAGGTCACGGTCTTGGATACGAACACGGGTTCACCCACCAGGCCGTTGATTTGGTGACAGCAATCGCAAATGGCGAGCAGCTAAGCCCAAGTTTCGCGGATGGTTTGCAGGTCCAAAAGGTGTTGGCTGCCGTAGAAGATAGCTCTAACAACCGGGCCGGTTGGACAACCGTCTAA